One window from the genome of Oncorhynchus gorbuscha isolate QuinsamMale2020 ecotype Even-year linkage group LG14, OgorEven_v1.0, whole genome shotgun sequence encodes:
- the LOC123995132 gene encoding uncharacterized protein LOC123995132 isoform X2 gives MLPGGTFVGLLFQNTCVLSSLLAGIHITATRFSKIKDYFMTDNTVGAVITFLDNKMYNEAMGLWLINLDLRVGRKLYFSQNEGLDCRGYVEDFLPNFDDLTIVKYEDDNNDYDMSPSACIYNGTLSNFKIYGHVYILDTVIDPKLILVNMLGRMGNGCIPPYVITDDFSRKYELQFLLLGLITAEIKHMVLCVKQEGGRWMLYDNSGTPQFQDFNMEIERKKYVVYLAAYVNVNSAYPEKQVQESEQVNDLVLPVVATVNTRRSTSLSPFRLPVEETTISTLPTCQQQREDASP, from the exons ATGCTGCCAGGAGGAACATTTGTCGGACTCCTTTTCCAAAACACCTGTGTTCTGAGCAGTCTATTGGCCGGAATACATATAACAGCAACAAGATTTAGCAAAATCAAAGATTATTTCATGACAGACAACACAGTCGGTGCAGTCATAACCTTTCTCGATAACAAAATGTATAATGAGGCGATGGGTCTTTGGCTTATTAATTTAGATTTGCGTGTTGGAAGAAAACTATACTTTTCCCAAAACGAAGGTCTAGATTGTAGAGGCTATGTCGAAGACTTCCTACCAAATTTCGATGACCTGACAATTGTCAAATATGAAGACGACAACAACGATTACGATATGAGCCCCTCAGCTTGCATTTACAATGGAACACTGAG CAATTTTAAGATATATGGTCACGTTTACATCCTGGACACCGTAATTGACCCTAAACTCATCCTGGTGAATATGCTTGGCCGAATGGGAAACGGATGTATTCCTCCTTATGTCATCACGGATGATTTTTCAAG GAAGTACGAGCTTCAGTTCCTTTTGCTGGGTTTAATCACAGCAGAGATCAAACACATGGTGCTGTGTGTTAAACAAGAAGGAGGGCGATGGATGCTGTACGATAACTCAGGAACGCCCCAATTCCAGGACTTCAACATGGAGATAGAAAGGAAGAAATACGTTGTTTACCTCGCTGCCTACGTGAATGTGAACAGTGCATATCCAGAGAAACAAGTGCAAGAATCAGAGCAAG TAAATGACCTCGTCCTGCCAGTGGTTGCAACAGTCAACACCCGCCGATCAACATCCCTATCCCCATTCAGATTGCCAGTGGAAGAAACAACCATCTCCACCCTGCCGACCTGTCAGCAGCAACGAGAGGATGCTTCCCCCTAA
- the LOC123995132 gene encoding uncharacterized protein LOC123995132 isoform X1, whose protein sequence is MCVSILKHLTREEKMALSEPSPGLKTIYSYYVKLARNIPRGSHQDSEKLIRGEESPYMLPGGTFVGLLFQNTCVLSSLLAGIHITATRFSKIKDYFMTDNTVGAVITFLDNKMYNEAMGLWLINLDLRVGRKLYFSQNEGLDCRGYVEDFLPNFDDLTIVKYEDDNNDYDMSPSACIYNGTLSNFKIYGHVYILDTVIDPKLILVNMLGRMGNGCIPPYVITDDFSRKYELQFLLLGLITAEIKHMVLCVKQEGGRWMLYDNSGTPQFQDFNMEIERKKYVVYLAAYVNVNSAYPEKQVQESEQVNDLVLPVVATVNTRRSTSLSPFRLPVEETTISTLPTCQQQREDASP, encoded by the exons TCCTGGCCTTAAGACTATATATAGCTACTATGTCAAATTGG CTCGGAACATCCCTCGAGG GTCTCACCAAGACTCGGAGAAACtaatcagaggagaggagagcccttACATGCTGCCAGGAGGAACATTTGTCGGACTCCTTTTCCAAAACACCTGTGTTCTGAGCAGTCTATTGGCCGGAATACATATAACAGCAACAAGATTTAGCAAAATCAAAGATTATTTCATGACAGACAACACAGTCGGTGCAGTCATAACCTTTCTCGATAACAAAATGTATAATGAGGCGATGGGTCTTTGGCTTATTAATTTAGATTTGCGTGTTGGAAGAAAACTATACTTTTCCCAAAACGAAGGTCTAGATTGTAGAGGCTATGTCGAAGACTTCCTACCAAATTTCGATGACCTGACAATTGTCAAATATGAAGACGACAACAACGATTACGATATGAGCCCCTCAGCTTGCATTTACAATGGAACACTGAG CAATTTTAAGATATATGGTCACGTTTACATCCTGGACACCGTAATTGACCCTAAACTCATCCTGGTGAATATGCTTGGCCGAATGGGAAACGGATGTATTCCTCCTTATGTCATCACGGATGATTTTTCAAG GAAGTACGAGCTTCAGTTCCTTTTGCTGGGTTTAATCACAGCAGAGATCAAACACATGGTGCTGTGTGTTAAACAAGAAGGAGGGCGATGGATGCTGTACGATAACTCAGGAACGCCCCAATTCCAGGACTTCAACATGGAGATAGAAAGGAAGAAATACGTTGTTTACCTCGCTGCCTACGTGAATGTGAACAGTGCATATCCAGAGAAACAAGTGCAAGAATCAGAGCAAG TAAATGACCTCGTCCTGCCAGTGGTTGCAACAGTCAACACCCGCCGATCAACATCCCTATCCCCATTCAGATTGCCAGTGGAAGAAACAACCATCTCCACCCTGCCGACCTGTCAGCAGCAACGAGAGGATGCTTCCCCCTAA